The Legionella sp. PATHC032 genome has a window encoding:
- a CDS encoding amino acid permease: MKTNIPTLSKPIKDSGYRRGLKDRHVQLIALGGIIGSGYFLGTGEVINLVGPSVFIAYLLGGLIIYLTMLCMGELAVAIPISGSFVTYTSDFISPTVACGVGWSYWITWVAYIPAECVAGGIIMELFTGVSGYIWVVCFGLIITYINLAKVDTFGEIEFWLALIKIISLLAFVFLAILIFFGLIHGSEPPGMIGFKYLLGDGGLLPNGAMSLLTAMVLLLVNYQGSEIIGLAAGESENPARMIPHAIRNVTFRILFLYIIPVFCLVLIFPWQKAGLSNSVFADALNFYGLKWAGAVTSFVTLSATLSCANSGFYGAVRSLNALARDGMAPHVLAKFNQNSVPQNAVIATLIGVWILLGVGYFFGQTKLYIALLLVSGFTGTLAWLSLCVAQISFRNRLYKAGYSIKDLRYVTPYSPYTGILAVILMVGSLFFLLLNKDPIYKLSFIIGVVSFIIPVIIYKVFDLSKIRKKALHVKSRVKFQDLFPPQ, encoded by the coding sequence GTGAAGACTAATATTCCAACCCTATCAAAACCCATTAAAGACAGTGGTTACAGACGCGGTTTAAAAGATCGCCATGTCCAACTGATTGCACTAGGTGGAATTATCGGCTCAGGATATTTTTTAGGAACCGGTGAAGTAATTAATCTGGTTGGCCCCTCTGTTTTTATTGCCTATTTACTTGGTGGGTTAATTATTTACCTAACCATGTTATGTATGGGTGAATTAGCGGTCGCTATACCAATTTCCGGCTCTTTTGTTACTTACACTTCTGATTTTATATCCCCAACTGTGGCTTGTGGCGTCGGGTGGTCATATTGGATTACCTGGGTTGCCTATATCCCCGCAGAATGTGTTGCGGGCGGAATCATTATGGAATTGTTTACAGGGGTGAGTGGTTACATCTGGGTAGTATGCTTTGGATTAATCATTACCTATATTAATCTTGCCAAAGTCGATACGTTTGGTGAAATTGAATTCTGGCTCGCTTTAATCAAAATTATCTCATTGCTAGCCTTTGTTTTCCTGGCAATACTCATTTTCTTTGGCCTCATTCATGGCTCAGAACCACCCGGTATGATAGGATTTAAGTACCTGCTAGGTGATGGAGGTTTGTTACCTAATGGGGCAATGTCATTATTGACAGCCATGGTTCTTTTGCTGGTCAATTATCAAGGATCTGAAATCATAGGACTTGCAGCGGGAGAATCAGAAAACCCCGCCCGTATGATCCCTCACGCCATCCGCAATGTTACTTTCAGAATCCTGTTTCTCTACATCATTCCGGTATTTTGCCTGGTTTTAATTTTTCCGTGGCAAAAGGCGGGTTTATCCAACTCAGTCTTCGCTGATGCACTTAATTTCTACGGATTGAAATGGGCAGGAGCAGTAACGAGTTTTGTTACTCTATCTGCAACCTTATCCTGCGCTAACTCAGGATTCTATGGTGCCGTGCGATCTTTAAATGCTTTGGCGCGTGATGGTATGGCTCCACATGTCCTTGCCAAGTTTAATCAAAACTCGGTCCCTCAAAATGCCGTGATTGCTACACTTATTGGAGTTTGGATTCTTTTAGGTGTGGGTTACTTTTTTGGCCAAACGAAACTCTATATCGCTTTATTACTGGTGTCTGGCTTTACTGGTACTCTGGCATGGCTTTCTTTGTGTGTTGCTCAAATCAGCTTTAGAAATCGTTTGTATAAAGCCGGTTACTCCATTAAAGATCTCCGTTATGTAACACCTTACTCACCTTATACCGGAATTCTTGCTGTTATTTTGATGGTTGGATCCTTGTTTTTCTTACTGCTAAATAAAGATCCCATCTATAAATTATCATTTATTATTGGTGTGGTCAGCTTCATTATACCTGTCATTATCTATAAGGTATTTGATTTATCAAAAATCAGGAAAAAAGCTTTGCATGTGAAAAGCCGTGTCAAATTCCAGGATTTATTTCCGCCACAGTAA
- a CDS encoding multidrug DMT transporter permease, producing MFRWIVLICISLFLPLSVYADKSECINHHCIAVIDAGSSSSRLRIYAYDLDETNTPIAIREIWNRKAVPGLSTIEHENKSVSAYMEKLFSDAPAVLMPVYFYSTAGMRLLPKTHHRNVNQLVADWFDRQYYWRLVTARTISGTEEGIFAWLATNYQLNLFQQESQPLAGVMDIGGASVQIVIPVLNPSLVDHEHTTTIRLYGREYTVFSHSFLGLGQNEMGHQFFDLKFCFPEEYELPSGRQARGDAYACKDEIAILVNSVHSVSRKIKSVLAANPIEKWYILGGITFMLNDKLFSLDNQYFTNRDLISFADQSICHQKWSTLEDLYPDNLMVFNYCMLPSYLYALLVHGYGLKSYQKVNFMPNSKNIDWTLGVVLQHKQS from the coding sequence ATGTTTCGATGGATCGTGTTAATTTGTATCTCTTTGTTTCTGCCTTTATCTGTTTATGCAGACAAATCCGAATGTATTAATCATCATTGCATTGCAGTAATTGATGCTGGAAGTTCCAGTTCACGATTGCGTATTTACGCTTATGATTTGGATGAAACAAATACGCCAATTGCAATTAGAGAGATTTGGAACCGAAAAGCTGTTCCTGGATTATCTACAATTGAGCATGAAAACAAATCGGTGTCGGCTTATATGGAGAAATTGTTTTCAGATGCCCCAGCTGTTTTGATGCCAGTTTATTTTTATTCCACCGCGGGTATGAGATTGTTACCTAAAACTCACCACAGAAACGTCAATCAATTGGTAGCTGATTGGTTTGACAGACAATATTATTGGCGACTTGTGACAGCAAGAACTATTTCTGGTACAGAGGAAGGTATTTTTGCCTGGCTTGCAACCAATTATCAACTAAACCTGTTTCAACAAGAGTCGCAACCTTTAGCTGGCGTGATGGATATTGGTGGAGCTTCTGTTCAGATTGTTATTCCTGTTTTAAATCCCTCTTTGGTGGATCATGAGCATACAACCACAATTCGCCTCTACGGCAGAGAGTATACGGTTTTCTCGCATAGTTTTCTCGGTCTTGGTCAGAATGAAATGGGTCACCAGTTTTTTGATTTAAAATTCTGTTTTCCAGAGGAATACGAATTACCAAGTGGGCGGCAAGCTCGAGGCGATGCCTATGCTTGCAAAGATGAAATTGCCATTTTGGTCAATAGTGTTCATTCTGTAAGCCGAAAGATTAAATCGGTACTGGCTGCTAACCCTATTGAAAAATGGTATATTTTGGGTGGCATTACCTTTATGCTGAACGACAAACTATTTTCTCTGGACAACCAATATTTTACCAATCGTGATCTTATTTCCTTTGCTGATCAAAGCATTTGCCATCAAAAATGGTCAACTCTTGAAGACCTTTATCCAGATAACCTCATGGTTTTCAACTATTGCATGCTGCCTTCCTACCTCTATGCTTTATTAGTTCACGGTTATGGACTTAAGAGTTACCAGAAAGTTAATTTCATGCCCAATAGCAAGAATATTGATTGGACCTTAGGTGTAGTATTGCAACATAAGCAATCTTAA